In Lepidochelys kempii isolate rLepKem1 chromosome 10, rLepKem1.hap2, whole genome shotgun sequence, a single window of DNA contains:
- the SMCR8 gene encoding guanine nucleotide exchange protein SMCR8, giving the protein MISAPDVVAFTKEEEFEEESYNEPSLPEEYSVPLFPFANHGANPWSKFSGSKFTKDFILISEFSEQVGPQPLLTIPDDAKVSGTFDLNYFSLRIMSVDYQASFVGHPPGCSYPKLNFVEDSKVVLGDSKEGAFAYVHHLTLYDLEARGFVRPFCMAYISTDEHKIMHQFQELSTEFSKASECLKTGNRKAFANELEKKLKDLDYTRTVLHNETEIQKKANDKGFYTTQAIEKANELASVEKSIIEHQDLLKQIRSYPYRKLKNSDFHPYEPECELDQANASFDQDSTTANPDEPGEMHLYARMPSYTPKLIKAKSAKCFDKKLKTLEELCDVYFFTQTLDQLNQIEKTFRGDVCYLLTNQICKDLLKQQSITNFLFEDKSVLDEKPAEKQYSGCQGSNQDTVNTKCLEESPIPKVLISLESYKSSVESVPIKMEQEIEDSQEPGVTEPIGFDQENLEYLDADIKGSISSGESIEVLGTEKSAAILTKSESQASLPIHPSPQVVRSKAVGRRTISEDSIEVLSLCPSESLIPEDFKASYPSAINEESYADDEGRGIHVSPSLNPSNVEEMEGNSEQEKLLPVDSACCIGKESPNFLEPLPDLAHKHFDDDGVVSIPPQPFRQVDQGFHVNFTDCSSHDDVSGGLLSYELDTHYLSSKEASRISLDDYSDSTSYVSSAASTCSDKTPSPAHPLSHFNERHKKKAGQNALKFIRQYPFAHPAIYSLLSGRTLIVLGEDEAMVKKLVTALSIFVPNCGVYAKPVKHWVTSPLNIMDFQKWKLIGLQRVVSPAGVNMLHSLSRYSRYISILDADSKTLRCPLYKGTLVPMLADHRTQIKRGSTYYMHVQSILTQLCSKAFLYAFCHHLHLPINETETEESIVSRRMNFLKLHLGLVNEDVKVVQYLAELLKLQYIQEPVRGINPVLRYDYVPSFLYKI; this is encoded by the exons ATGATCAGCGCCCCTGATGTGGTGGCTTTTACCAAAGAGGAAGAGTTTGAAGAGGAGTCATACAATGAACCATCCCTGCCCGAGGAGTACTCTGTGCCACTTTTCCCCTTTGCTAACCATGGTGCCAACCCCTGGTCCAAGTTTTCAGGCTCCAAGTTCACCAAGGACTTCATTCTCATCTCTGAGTTCTCAGAGCAAGTGGGCCCGCAGCCTTTGTTGACCATCCCGGATGATGCCAAAGTTTCTGGCACTTTTGATCTGAACTATTTTTCCCTCCGGATCATGTCTGTGGATTATCAAGCCTCCTTTGTGGGGCACCCTCCTGGATGCTCCTACCCTAAGCTAAACTTTGTGGAGGATTCCAAAGTGGTGTTGGGAGATTCCAAGGAAGGGGCTTTTGCTTATGTGCATCATTTAACTCTTTATGACCTTGAAGCTAGAGGCTTTGTGAGGCCTTTCTGCATGGCGTATATTTCAACTGACGAGCACAAAATCATGCATCAGTTTCAGGAGCTCTCTACGGAGTTCTCCAAAGCATCAGAGTGCTTAAAGACTGGTAACAGGAAAGCTTTTGCCAATGAACTTGAAAAGAAACTGAAAGACCTTGATTACACCAGGACTGTACTGCACAATGAAACAGAGATACAGAAGAAAGCCAATGACAAAGGATTTTATACAACCCAAGCCATTGAGAAAGCTAATGAACTGGCAAGTGTTGAAAAGTCCATTATTGAGCATCAAGACCTGTTAAAGCAAATCAGGTCATATCCTTATAGAAAACTGAAGAATTCTGATTTCCATCCATATGAGCCAGAGTGTGAACTGGATCAAGCTAACGCAAGCTTTGATCAAGACTCTACTACCGCTAACCCTGATGAGCCTGGTGAAATGCATCTTTATGCACGGATGCCATCTTACACCCCTAAACTCATCAAAGCAAAATCTGCCAAATGTTTTGACAAGAAGCTGAAAACCTTGGAGGAACTCTGTGATGTTTATTTTTTCACCCAAACTCTTGATCAGTTAAATCAAATAGAGAAAACATTTAGAGGTGATGTGTGCTACCTTTTGACAAATCAGATCTGTAAGGACCTTTTAAAGCAGCAAAGTATAACTAACTTTCTTTTTGAAGATAAGTCTGTTTTAGATGAAAAACCAGCTGAAAAACAGTACAGTGGTTGCCAGGGATCTAATCAAGACACTGTCAACACGAAGTGTTTGGAAGAATCTCCAATTCCTAAAGTGTTAATCAGCTTGGAATCTTACAAATCTAGTGTGGAGTCTGTACCTATCAAGATGGAGCAGGAAATTGAAGATTCCCAAGAACCAGGAGTGACTGAACCTATTGGTTTTGACCAGGAGAATTTGGAATACCTTGATGCAGACATTAAAGGGAGTATTAGTAGCGGTGAAAGCATTGAGGTTTTGGGAACAGAAAAGTCTGCTGCTATTCTGACAAAATCTGAGAGCCAGGCAAGTTTGCCTATCCACCCAAGTCCACAAGTGGTCAGGAGCAAGGCAGTCGGCAGAAGGACCATCAGTGAGGACAGCATTGAAGTCCTCAGCTTGTGTCCTTCGGAATCTTTAATCCCTGAAGATTTTAAAGCAAGCTACCCAAGTGCCATTAATGAAGAATCTTATGCAGATGATGAAGGCCGAGGTATTCACGTCAGCCCAAGTTTAAATCCGTCTAACGTTGAAGAGATGGAAGGCAATTCTGAACAGGAGAAATTATTGCCAGTTGATTCTGCCTGTTGTATTGGGAAAGAGTCTCCAAACTTTTTAGAGCCTCTACCTGACCTCGCACATAAACATTTTGATGATGATGGTGTGGTCAGTATTCCACCACAGCCATTTCGGCAGGTGGATCAGGGATTTCATGTGAACTTCACAGACTGTTCTTCACATGATGACGTCTCAGGAGGACTCCTTTCATATGAACTTGATACGCATTACTTAAGCAGTAAAGAGGCCAGTAGAATTAGCCTGGATGACTACTCAGACTCCACAAGCTATGTGAGCAGTGCAGCATCCACATGTTCTGATAAGACTCCTTCTCCTGCTCATCCTCTCAGTCACTTTAATGAAAGGCACAAAAAAAAAGCTGGCCAGAATGCCTTGAAGTTCATTAGGCAATATCCCTTTGCTCACCCTGCAATATATTCTCTGCTCAGTGGAAGGACACTAATAGTGCTGGGGGAAGATGAAGCAATGGTAAAGAAACTTGTGACTGCTCTCTCCATCTTTGTTCCTAATTGTGGGGTGTATGCCAAGCCTGTGAAACACTGGGTCACTTCCCCTTTGAATATcatggattttcagaagtggaaGCTGATCGGACTGCAGAG agtGGTTTCCCCTGCTGGTGTTAATATGCTGCACTCCTTGAGTCGATACAGCCGGTACATCAGCATTCTGGATGCAGACAGTAAGACTCTACGCTGCCCCCTTTATAAAGGAACCCTGGTGCCCATGCTTGCTGATCACCGCACTCAGATCAAACGAGGCAGCACCTACTATATGCACGTCCAAAGTATTCTAACTCAGCTGTGTTCTAAGGCCTTCCTGTATGCCTTCTGCCATCACTTGCACCTTCCCATCAACGAGACAGAAACAGAGGAATCCATTGTGTCTCGCAGgatgaactttctgaaacttcaTCTGGGACTTGTGAATGAAGATGTCAAAGTGGTACAGTACCTAGCAGAGCTGCTGAAATTGCAGTACATTCAGGAACCTGTCAGGGGTATTAACCCTGTGCTCAGATATGACTACGTTCCCAGCTTTTTGTACAAAATTTAG